The Imtechella halotolerans DNA window TTGTTTTCTATAATCTTCTATCATTAGTTTTTGTAAAGCTGCATACTCTTGAACCCTTTCTAAATCTAATGCATTACTTTCACCTTGGTAAAGAAGTACACCTTTGATAGGTATTACTGTTAATTGCTCAATTCCAGAAGCAAAGGCAAATCCAGGCTTATAAGCGTGATTAGGACCAGTAGGATCTTGTGGAATAACTAATCTTCTTCCTGTATTTTGGACACCTCGTTCTCTTACCCATTTAGGTAAAGACTCATTATATAGCCAATTGCCCTTAACTTTTTCTTTGAAAATTGGATGGGATTCTAGAGTCTCTCTTTTAATAAATGTTTCCAGTGGAGCACCTCCTATGGCCATATGAATTAGGCCAATTGGAATATGTTGGTTGGCAATAATATTCTTCCCAAAGTAATATCCAACTGCGCTCATTGAACGAACACTCTTGCTGTCGGAAGTTTCCCAAGAACCTTGGTAAAAGGAAGACATATTTAATCGTGCATATATACTATCAGTGAAAGGTTGTCCGTAAATATTTTTTCCCGCATAGGTGGTATTAAAAAATCGGAGTTTAGGGTTGTTTACTTCAGTTAATTCTTCCTTATAATGCATTTCAGCTTGCATAGGCCATTCCATATTAGATTGGCCTATACAAAGCCAAACATCACCCACGAGGATATTACTTAGGGTAATGGAAGTTTTGAGGTTTTGAATTTCAAGTTTTTTGGGAGAGAGTGTTGTTTTTTGTTTTGGGAAGAGTACTTTCCAATTACCATTTTTATCCGAGGAAGTTTTTAATGTAGTTGTTGCAAATCGGACTGTTATAATTGTATTGGGCTGAGCCTTTCCCCAA harbors:
- a CDS encoding sialate O-acetylesterase; protein product: MKTYIFTILLFFLGVIATAQISLPPFFTNNMVIQRDQKFPVWGKAQPNTIITVRFATTTLKTSSDKNGNWKVLFPKQKTTLSPKKLEIQNLKTSITLSNILVGDVWLCIGQSNMEWPMQAEMHYKEELTEVNNPKLRFFNTTYAGKNIYGQPFTDSIYARLNMSSFYQGSWETSDSKSVRSMSAVGYYFGKNIIANQHIPIGLIHMAIGGAPLETFIKRETLESHPIFKEKVKGNWLYNESLPKWVRERGVQNTGRRLVIPQDPTGPNHAYKPGFAFASGIEQLTVIPIKGVLLYQGESNALDLERVQEYAALQKLMIEDYRKQWKNPKLPFYWVQLSSIDTLHYKSTLWPMFRDEQRLLLNETRNTGMAVSSDLGSKNDVHPTNKKEVGYRLAQWALAQDYNEKISPSGPLPKKAIYKKGGIWITFRHAEEGLTFSENNNLKGFSIDKGKTPVEAQIKKKNKVFIPMHYKPQFIYYAWEPFTSANLMNSSQLPASTFKIEVN